A DNA window from Theobroma cacao cultivar B97-61/B2 chromosome 5, Criollo_cocoa_genome_V2, whole genome shotgun sequence contains the following coding sequences:
- the LOC18598178 gene encoding probable DNA double-strand break repair Rad50 ATPase, translating into MMQTEQQQQQPQQQNQLMVQNSGSLSFSSHLSKEDEEISKSALSTFRAKEEEIERKKMEVREKVQLQLGRVEEETKRLAFIREELEALADPMRKDVALVRKKIDAVNKELKPLGHTCQKKEREYKEALEAFNEKNKEKVQLITKLMELVSESERLRMKKLEELSKNIDSIH; encoded by the exons ATGATGCAGACTGAGCAGCAGCAACAGCAGCCTCAGCAACAAAACCAGTTAATGGTTCAAAACTCTGGGAGTCTCAGCTTTAGCAGCCACTTGTCTAAGGAAGATGAAGAGATCTCAAAGTCTGCTCTTTCTACTTTTAGAGCCAAAGAAGAAGAGATAGAGAGGAAGAAGATGGAGGTTAGAGAAAAGGTTCAGCTTCAGTTAGGCCGTGTTGAAGAGGAAACGAAACGTTTGGCCTTCATTCGTGAG GAGCTTGAAGCACTGGCAGATCCAATGAGGAAGGACGTTGCTCTGGTGCGGAAGAAGATTGATGCAGTTAACAAAGAATTGAAGCCACTAGGGCACACCTGCCAGAAAAAG GAAAGGGAATACAAGGAAGCCCTTGAGGCATTTAACGAAAAGAACAAGGAAAAAGTACAGCTAATCACAAAATTGATGGAG CTGGTGAGTGAAAGTGAGAGGTTGAGGATGAAGAAGCTAGAGGAGCTCAGTAAGAACATAGATTCCATACACTGA